A genome region from Carya illinoinensis cultivar Pawnee chromosome 2, C.illinoinensisPawnee_v1, whole genome shotgun sequence includes the following:
- the LOC122300351 gene encoding probable WRKY transcription factor 48 produces MEKKQELKTDNSMANSAFSDEIPGSLSLPSIFDMPCDQSDHQKGLSLGFMDMLSIPADYNPSLFDLFSTPTMMPQPQVQPQQQQQQQPLPSPASTVPESSEVVNTPATPNSSSISSSSNEGQTKAGGGEEDQDQEKTKKQLKPKKKNQKRQREPRFAFMTKSEVDHLDDGYRWRKYGQKAVKNSPYPRSYYRCTTAGCGVKKRVERSCDDSSIVVTTYEGQHKHPCPVTPRGSIGIATEAAGFSTFASPFVVPHPQYQQQQHPYIYSLQPRLNVSTSTTNLNHAFPSFVQDQRRFGTSSATFLRDHGLLQDIVPSQTRKDQFKEEE; encoded by the exons ATGGAAAAGAAACAAGAGCTAAAAACTGATAATTCAATGGCAAATTCGGCATTTTCCGACGAGATTCCGGGCAGTTTATCTTTACCAAGCATCTTCGACATGCCATGTGATCAGAGTGATCATCAAAAGGGGTTGTCTTTAGGCTTCATGGACATGCTGAGCATCCCTGCAGACTATAACCCATCTTTATTCGATTTGTTTTCAACACCGACGATGATGCCTCAGCCCCAAGTTCAAccgcaacaacaacaacaacaacaaccgcTTCCATCTCCGGCCTCTACGGTTCCTGAGTCCTCCGAGGTGGTGAATACTCCGGCGACCCCGAACTCTTCGTCGATTTCTTCGTCCTCAAACGAGGGACAAACTAAGGCTGGTGGAGGAGAGGAAGATCAGGACCAAGAAAAGACAAAGAAACA GTTGAAACCCAAAAAGAAGAACCAAAAAAGGCAAAGAGAACCCAGATTTGCGTTCATGACAAAGAGCGAGGTTGATCATCTTGATGATGGGTACAGATGGAGAAAGTACGGCCAGAAAGCTGTGAAGAATAGCCCATATCCAAG GAGCTACTACCGTTGCACCACTGCTGGATGTGGAGTGAAGAAGAGAGTGGAGCGTTCCTGTGACGACTCGTCGATTGTGGTCACGACCTACGAAGGACAGCACAAGCATCCGTGCCCGGTGACACCTCGCGGAAGTATCGGAATTGCGACGGAAGCCGCTGGCTTCAGCACCTTTGCTTCGCCATTTGTTGTTCCTCATCCTCAGTATCAGCAACAGCAACATCCTTATATATATAGCCTACAGCCGCGTTTGAATGTTAGCACCAGTACTACTAATTTGAATCACGCGTTTCCTAGTTTTGTTCAAGATCAGAGACGTTTCGGTACATCCTCGGCAACTTTCCTTAGAGACCATGGACTTCTGCAGGACATCGTGCCATCGCAGACGCGTAAGGATCAGTTTAAAGAGGAGGAGTAG